From Toxotes jaculatrix isolate fToxJac2 chromosome 7, fToxJac2.pri, whole genome shotgun sequence:
ATTTGTTCATGACACCCAGTAAGATGTAACGTTAAAATTGTGATTGAAAGACAAGTGACAATTAAGCAAGCAAGAATTAAAGCAAGACTTGGAGACAATGAGAACGACTCCCGCACACTGTCTCGCTGACAGATGAAATATTTGATTACAACGTTTTGGTCTATCTGGCCTTTATCAGGTACACAGGCAGCATTTTGGTGAGACTAAAATCTTCAAATCTATCAACAACATAGGTAACAGAGATACAACTGCATTACATGAATCTTAATGGGAGTAGTATTTAAAATATGTGTAGCTTGACTGCATGCCGTTACTTGAGGCCGCAGCAAAGTTATTCACTGGGGACTAAGCAGGATGTTTACATAGTCGGTATAAGTTTATTACCAAGGGAATGACATGGCACCTCCttgtttatacattataaattattaattaGATCCCTGAAAAAATGGAAGATAAGGCAAAATATCAGCTCTTACTTACAGACTTTATACATATTCTTTTTACTTTACAGAGATAGTGATGAACGGAGGAGTCAAAACAAGATTTTAACTATCTTTCTGTGTGAGCATTTGTAACCTTGGCTCCACTGCTGTTGCTTTTGATGGCTAGAAACAGTTAGAAAAGCTTCAGTATGTAAGTGAACACTGGGTTGGTCCATACTGAGTGTATCATAAGGTAAAGCTAATAACCCTGCACTCACCTCATGCAAGTACAAGGCAATATTGTGCATTGTCTCCCGTAACAGTCTGTGTAACATATTAAAATGGCTTTAAATAGAGGAACTTTTCTATATAACACTAACTAGTGTGTGATAGAGGGGTATGGAGCTTAATTTTCCCCTTTGTCCACTACAATGCTCCATTGTATTAACAATTGGAAATTGAGAGAGCCACTTTGTAAAAGGTGTTCTGTGTGGACGGCTGTCAGAACGCTCTCCATGGTCTGGAACGTGGTAAGGAAAGTGGTTTCAGGTGTCACGGCCATgctgtcaccatggtaacaacACACTCCGCTTTTCTCCAGCCATTGCTGAATAAAGGGGCTTTTGAAAAAGTCtttatttgaacaaaaaaaagcaagcatGTAACTCATTGTGTGTATGAATTTAGTCTAGACAGACGCAGTGGGCACAGTGAATTTCATCCTGAGGGTAAGGCAGGGCAGTAATGTGCCAAGTTAGCCGAGCTTTTTCGTGACAGATTAACAGAAAAATTTGCTTTTAAACCCGACTGTTAAATGTGCCTCCTTTCGCTTTCTCAGCTTGGTGTCCAGCCGTTTCTCCCCCCACATGGTGACTCCGCCTCCGCACAGCCTCCACCAGACCGGCATTCCCCATCCAGCCATCGTCTCCCCGGCCATCAAGCAGGAGCCCAGCGGTGACAACATCAGCCCCTCCATCCATGCGTAAGGACAATTCAAATAGTCACGaaactctgctttttttgttgctgcacAGTGTTTACCCCTATTTGCTATCTCAGTACACCTCCACCAGTCACACTTTATTAACAGcatctttttaatgttttggatTAGCAGGAAATCCCCCGTTCCTCCTaagaaagaagaggacaagAAGCCTCATATCAAGAAGCCCCTGAATGCTTTCATGCTGTATATGAAGGAGATGAGAGCCAAAGTAGTGGCAGAGTGCACTCTGAAAGAGAGCGCTGCCATCAACCAGATCCTTGGAAGACGGGTAAGTGGCACAGACGGAGAAGTGCATGTGAGtttataactgtgtgtgtgtgtttagcagtcCTTTGATATGTTCTGTCTTTGTCCACAGTGGCATTCCCTGTCAAGAGAGGAACAAGCCAAATACTATGAGCTGGCCAGAAAAGAGAGGCAACTGCACTCCCAGCTCTATCCAGGATGGTCAGCACGAGATAACTATGTGAGTCGGATATTTCCATGAATCGCTCTTACATCAATGGCTagaggaagttaaaaaaatttgtTCTCATAAACTGAAGTTGCTGAGGTTGTTTACTTTCACTATGAAAAACGGCATTGTTTTATCTTtacagggaaagagaaaaaagaggaagagagagaataaaCCAGACTCAAAACCAGAAGGTAAGGGGCCCTCTTCTTCCTGACagcctttatttgtttttttttttcttcccattctggagtaagaaagaaaaaaactgtaaaaactaacAGCAAgtgctttatttttcttgcaAAGCTCAAGTGCAACCTGGGACACtgcagctttattttatttttaactaatttttttttcttttttgcatagATTCTCTTCTCCACTAACTCATATTAACTTCTTTCCCTGCTTCTGTACTTTGACAAGCAGCTTATGAGGTTCAGTGCTAATAGTGGCAGGTATGTCTGCTGTTGTGCAATCAAATGACCACTGTAATTTGCCCAAAAAGTAAGAGAGCTCTCCACACTTCAGTGCACATTTTAATGTAGTGTGTCATGTTCTTTTTGCGTCATAAATGCATACCATCTGACTCTGTTTAGCATCCCGTTTCACTGTCCCTGTTGTAACGTGTTTTCAGGTTGATTTGAACATGTCATGTATCAGAACTTTCACTGTCTTCATCTTCACTGTTGTAATAATCACTCCGTCACTTCTGTCACCGGCAGCATTGAGGGACTTGAACCAGATTTGAAGCCAGTAAGAGATCCATAATTCAGCTTCTTCacttctccttttgttttccccAGACTTCTCAATAAGGAGCAAGAAGCAGTGTGTGCAGTACCTTCCCTCGGAGAAGATGTGCGACAGCCCTGCATCGTCCCACGGCAGCATGTTGGACTCGCCAGCCACTCCCTCTGCAGCCTTGGCCTCCCCAGCTGCTCCTGCCGCCACTCACTCTGAGCAGGCCCAGCCGCTATCGCTCACCACCAAACCGGAGGGACGCATGCACCACCACTTCTCCCTCCCTGGCAAGGCTTCTGGAtccacatcctcctcttcctcctcctcctcctcttcttcttcctcatcccAACCCACCATCTCCATCCCAATTGGTACTTCAGGTAGCCAGTCGACCACACCCATCCTCACCCGGCCAATCCCCTTCACCTCTCTGCACCCCTCCATGCTGTCCCCCCCTTCCCCTTTCCATCAGGCAGCCCTTCACTCCCATCATGCCCTGTTCCAGTCGCAGCCCCTGTCCTTGGTAACCAAACCAACTGAATGAATCCGCAAAGGCAAATTTCCTCCCATTTATTGTGCTGTATATTGCTTTTCTTCAAAATAGGTATTAGAACaactttttttctaaatgatgaAAAGGAAGAAATATTATTGGTCAATATTTGACTGTCTCCTTTT
This genomic window contains:
- the tcf7l1b gene encoding transcription factor 7-like 1-B isoform X2 — its product is MPQLNGGGGDDLGANDEMISFKDEGEQEEKISENVSAERDLDDVKSSLVNESENNSSSSDSEQAERRPQTRPDTESYEKTRDYFSEALRRQQDGGFFKSPHYPGYPFLMIPDLTNPYLSNGSLSPSARTYLQMKWPLLDVPGSAGLKDSRSPTPGHLSNKVPVVQHAHHVHPLTPLITYSNEHFSPGTPPSHLSPEILDPKTGIPRTPHPSELSPYYPLSPGAVGSIAHPLGWLMPQQGQPMYSIPPGGFRHPYPALAMNASMSSLVSSRFSPHMVTPPPHSLHQTGIPHPAIVSPAIKQEPSGDNISPSIHAKSPVPPKKEEDKKPHIKKPLNAFMLYMKEMRAKVVAECTLKESAAINQILGRRWHSLSREEQAKYYELARKERQLHSQLYPGWSARDNYGKRKKRKRENKPDSKPEDFSIRSKKQCVQYLPSEKMCDSPASSHGSMLDSPATPSAALASPAAPAATHSEQAQPLSLTTKPEGRMHHHFSLPGKASGSTSSSSSSSSSSSSSSQPTISIPIGTSGSQSTTPILTRPIPFTSLHPSMLSPPSPFHQAALHSHHALFQSQPLSLVTKPTE
- the tcf7l1b gene encoding transcription factor 7-like 1-B isoform X1; the protein is MPQLNGGGGDDLGANDEMISFKDEGEQEEKISENVSAERDLDDVKSSLVNESENNSSSSDSEQAERRPQTRPDTESYEKTRDYFSEALRRQQDGGFFKSPHYPGYPFLMIPDLTNPYLSNGSLSPSARTYLQMKWPLLDVPGSAGLKDSRSPTPGHLSNKVPVVQHAHHVHPLTPLITYSNEHFSPGTPPSHLSPEILDPKTGIPRTPHPSELSPYYPLSPGAVGSIAHPLGWLMPQQGQPMYSIPPGGFRHPYPALAMNASMSSLVSSRFSPHMVTPPPHSLHQTGIPHPAIVSPAIKQEPSGDNISPSIHARKSPVPPKKEEDKKPHIKKPLNAFMLYMKEMRAKVVAECTLKESAAINQILGRRWHSLSREEQAKYYELARKERQLHSQLYPGWSARDNYGKRKKRKRENKPDSKPEDFSIRSKKQCVQYLPSEKMCDSPASSHGSMLDSPATPSAALASPAAPAATHSEQAQPLSLTTKPEGRMHHHFSLPGKASGSTSSSSSSSSSSSSSSQPTISIPIGTSGSQSTTPILTRPIPFTSLHPSMLSPPSPFHQAALHSHHALFQSQPLSLVTKPTE